TATGTCCATTGGTGAAGATGTTTTGTTCAACACAATCTCGAACTCACTTGTCTCGTtgtctccttctccttcttcttcttcatcttcgtaGTCATCTTCTTCACTCTCTCCTTCCTCTTCACCTTCTTTGTTACCAGCTCTGTCTCTGTGATCAGTCTCAAACTCAGTTTGCGTTTCTTGTGGAAGAAGCAACTGTCTCTGTGGTGTCACCATTAAAGGCAACATTGGCAATGCACCACTTTTGTTCCTTTCATTGTACAAAGCTTCAAGCTGGTGAAAATAAGGGCAAGTCTTGGAATCAAGGGGTCGTTTCTTGTTGCTCTCTTTGACTTTCTTGAAGTATTTGTTAATGTTCTCCCACTTCTCTTTGCATCGTTTTGCGCTTCTATTGTATCCCAACCTTCTCATCCCTGCAGATATCTCTTCCCATAATGGCCCCTTAGTACCGTTTTCTTGATAGTTAGCTTCAAGATTCTTCCTTATCCTTATCAAGGCTTCGACCTCGGTCTTAGGCCATCTTGAAGAACTAGGAGATAATGAATGGTTCCCCATCTTCATTGTTGTCTCTAATAGAACTGGCCTTGGCTCTTTACTCTCAAATGTTATTGAATGTTGTTCACTTTGATATTGTTTCCTTTGAGGTACTTTATGATTCTGCTGCGGTTGCTgctgtggttgttgttgttgttgtcctCCAGAGATCTTGTGTAAGAATGATATGATTGCAGCGTCTTTAGCTGCGGCATTAGACCTCTCATTGACTAGTGTTTCGTATTCTCTACTGATCCTCGCTACCTCTTGGACTCTCCAAGCTTCCTCTCTTGaaattctctctttctctcgatTCTCCAAAGATTCCAAGAACCTTTTTTGCATCTTCTCTTGTTTCTCCATCAACTCTTTTGTCAACTTGGTAAACAATCCTTTCCAGTATTTCCTCTTCTTTCTCGATCTCTTTTCTTGATCATCTTCCTCGTCAGATGCAGTAGATGAAGAGGTTGAGCTCGAGAAAAGGTTCAGCGACGAAACATTGTTTACCAAGTCATTCGAAGTTGGTTTATGACCAGTATCAAGTGTAGTTGTATGGTTGTTGCTATAAAAAGGGAAAGGTGTTGTAGAAGACGGTTGCTTGGTGAGGAAGGTAGGGCTTGTGGCGATGGGTTTCACACTAACCTGATGATGCTGTTGATGTTTCAACGGTGAAGAAGTCTTTTCGGTTGATGGAGTGGTAGAGCTGATCCACGGTATCAAAGGAGTGGTTGCGATCGTGGTCGTGGTCGCTGCAGGAGATTTTGCGGGTTGCGACTCGAAAGCTTCTAACTCTTCGAAGAACCGGTAAGTTTTGCCTTCAGATTTACCGGTTCGACCTTCTTTTGTACGTTTGTGGTATTTGTACACGTTCTCGAACTTCTCCTTGCACTTCTTTGCACTTCTCTTGTAACCAAGCTCCATCATTTTCCTAATTATTTATCAAACGATAGAACacttaagaagcaaaaaaaaaaatatcttatttgttCTAAGATATTTACGATGTAAATTTGTAGAAAGATATAATTAGCTAGACGTATAATAAAATTCAAACGAAATTACCATAAAGGAACTGTGAGAGTAGAGTCACCAAAGGAGATTTCAATagaatttattatgtttttcaatagtaaatactaaatatgcatgtaacataaatatataagaaaacctGGAGATTTCTTCCCATAAAGGAGCTTTGAGAGTAGAGTCACGAAAGGATTTATCCATCTCCGAACGTATTCTCAAGAGAGCTAAGGTCTCCGGTCTTGGCCACCggcttcctcctcctccaccgcctACTTCGTTGGTTTCCTCCATCTTCATATCTTTCTCCTCCTCGGCTGAACCGCCTACGCCGCCACCGGAGCTATCTAACAGTCCTAAAGAGTTTCCAGACATACTTAAAACTTTAGTTTGGATCTCGTCAATGAAAGTTTGTAAGAGAAGACGAAGGTTGTGGCTGTATTTTCTGTTCTTTTTTCTATTGTGATTTTATCATAGGGGTATTTAATTGGGTGGGATGGACGATTTATCTaatcttataaatataatacatcTTTTGTAcgtgatatttttttgtatatataattttttcttctatttcaCACAAAGAGGAGTGGGACTTAAAAGGAGAACTTGTTTCGCTTTCCTTCTGTCTTTTTAAATTTGGGAATCTTCTCATTGCTTACTAGAAAATTTTGGtaccaaaaaataatttcattttgtatattttatctCATAAAGGTGTATGGTTCATTGTAACATTTGCTTAATGATTGCTTGGTCAGACTTTTAGACAATTAATTTTTCAGAAACTCTCGACATGGATTGTAGTACCAGACTAGTTAAAAAAGTTCTAAAGTTTGAAGTGAATTATGTATGAACTGCTAAAATGAAATTTGCAAACATCAAAATTATTATCTAATACTAGAAATAATTGCTCAACATCGATtcacatatttttataatta
The sequence above is drawn from the Raphanus sativus cultivar WK10039 chromosome 7, ASM80110v3, whole genome shotgun sequence genome and encodes:
- the LOC108818212 gene encoding trihelix transcription factor GT-2, translated to MSGNSLGLLDSSGGGVGGSAEEEKDMKMEETNEVGGGGGGSRWPRPETLALLRIRSEMDKSFRDSTLKAPLWEEISRKMMELGYKRSAKKCKEKFENVYKYHKRTKEGRTGKSEGKTYRFFEELEAFESQPAKSPAATTTTIATTPLIPWISSTTPSTEKTSSPLKHQQHHQVSVKPIATSPTFLTKQPSSTTPFPFYSNNHTTTLDTGHKPTSNDLVNNVSSLNLFSSSTSSSTASDEEDDQEKRSRKKRKYWKGLFTKLTKELMEKQEKMQKRFLESLENREKERISREEAWRVQEVARISREYETLVNERSNAAAKDAAIISFLHKISGGQQQQQPQQQPQQNHKVPQRKQYQSEQHSITFESKEPRPVLLETTMKMGNHSLSPSSSRWPKTEVEALIRIRKNLEANYQENGTKGPLWEEISAGMRRLGYNRSAKRCKEKWENINKYFKKVKESNKKRPLDSKTCPYFHQLEALYNERNKSGALPMLPLMVTPQRQLLLPQETQTEFETDHRDRAGNKEGEEEGESEEDDYEDEEEEGEGDNETSEFEIVLNKTSSPMDINNNLFT